Proteins encoded in a region of the Stieleria neptunia genome:
- a CDS encoding Na(+)-translocating NADH-quinone reductase subunit A, with product MITIKEGLDLPILGTPAQHIEVAKPVTQVALVGDDYIGMKPTMLVAPGDKVKLGQPLFTDKKTEGVTYTSPAAGTVADVIRGEKRKFEAVVIDVDPSPTEADRVKFDVGDVNAMDAVALTELLVTSGLWTAMRTRPYGKVPAPGTKPSSIFVQAIDTNPLAACPATAMADRKDQFILGLTAITKLTDGTVHVCKAPGSEIPGGAVDGVTVTEFGGPHPAGLVGTHIHELDPVGPTKTVWYLGYQDVMAIGALLTTGTLDVRRVISLAGPVIGKPRLLETRIGADISQLVDGEYDADIKVRQISGSVLCGRTAKPPHNFLGRFHTQISVIQEGDEREFLGWQKPGFDKFSTTRVFASTMLPNQKFAFTTSTGGSERAMVPLGTYEKVMPLDILPTQLLRALIVRDTDQAQQLGVLELEEEDLALCTFVCPGKYEYGSLLRENLATIEREG from the coding sequence ATGATCACGATCAAAGAAGGATTGGATCTTCCGATCCTCGGCACGCCCGCTCAGCACATCGAAGTCGCCAAGCCGGTCACGCAAGTGGCGTTGGTCGGGGACGACTACATCGGCATGAAGCCCACGATGTTGGTGGCTCCTGGGGACAAGGTGAAATTGGGTCAGCCGCTGTTTACCGACAAAAAAACCGAAGGCGTGACGTACACCTCGCCGGCGGCGGGAACGGTTGCGGACGTCATTCGCGGCGAAAAGCGAAAATTTGAAGCCGTGGTCATCGACGTCGATCCTTCGCCGACCGAAGCGGATCGCGTCAAATTCGACGTCGGCGACGTCAACGCGATGGACGCGGTGGCCTTGACCGAACTGCTGGTCACCAGCGGGCTGTGGACGGCGATGCGGACGCGGCCGTATGGCAAGGTGCCGGCGCCGGGCACGAAACCGAGTTCCATTTTTGTCCAGGCGATCGACACCAACCCGCTTGCCGCCTGCCCGGCCACGGCGATGGCGGACCGCAAGGATCAATTCATTTTGGGGCTCACTGCGATCACCAAGCTGACCGACGGCACCGTCCACGTTTGCAAGGCTCCCGGATCGGAGATCCCGGGCGGCGCGGTCGACGGTGTGACGGTCACCGAGTTCGGCGGCCCCCACCCGGCCGGACTGGTCGGCACTCACATTCACGAACTCGATCCGGTCGGGCCGACCAAGACGGTCTGGTACCTGGGTTATCAAGACGTGATGGCGATCGGCGCCCTGCTGACGACCGGCACGTTGGATGTGCGACGCGTGATTTCGTTGGCCGGCCCGGTGATCGGCAAACCACGTCTGTTGGAAACCCGCATCGGTGCCGACATCAGCCAGTTGGTTGACGGCGAGTACGACGCCGACATCAAAGTCCGTCAGATTTCGGGTTCGGTGCTCTGCGGGCGGACCGCCAAGCCGCCGCACAACTTCCTGGGACGCTTCCACACCCAGATCTCGGTGATTCAGGAAGGCGACGAGCGAGAGTTTCTCGGCTGGCAAAAACCGGGGTTTGACAAGTTCAGCACGACCCGCGTGTTTGCTTCGACGATGTTGCCGAACCAGAAGTTTGCCTTCACGACCAGCACCGGCGGCAGCGAACGGGCGATGGTTCCCCTGGGGACTTACGAGAAAGTGATGCCGCTGGATATCTTGCCGACGCAATTGCTTCGCGCGTTGATTGTCCGCGACACCGACCAGGCCCAGCAATTGGGCGTTCTGGAATTGGAAGAAGAAGACTTGGCGTTATGCACCTTCGTCTGTCCCGGAAAATATGAATATGGCTCGTTGCTTCGCGAGAACTTGGCCACGATCGAGCGTGAAGGCTGA
- a CDS encoding sensor histidine kinase — MVRLSPTGVTGNGDAEDSQSQSSELTAAQIIDLERSQIGHDIHDLLIPLIFAASANLQAASRTVDESTTAAAAPLLDRIAKSDDWLKQALAVARNLLTQIYPPELDQLSWLAAAKDTANRIGGADCQIVWDVDPASPVCDSNWDRDRATTAYRVLIEALRNATRHGSANNVSIRCLPDRLLIVDDGTGFDPAAIDPNRFGIRSMKGRARLVGKTVTVESAPGGPTTVSMTL, encoded by the coding sequence TTGGTTCGGTTGAGCCCCACCGGTGTGACGGGCAACGGCGACGCGGAGGATTCCCAATCGCAATCTTCCGAATTGACCGCCGCCCAAATCATTGATCTGGAACGTTCGCAGATCGGTCATGACATCCATGACCTGTTGATCCCGTTGATTTTTGCCGCATCGGCAAATCTGCAAGCCGCTTCGCGAACGGTCGATGAATCCACAACCGCTGCCGCGGCGCCGCTGTTGGATCGCATCGCTAAATCCGACGATTGGCTAAAACAAGCGTTGGCCGTCGCGCGAAATTTGCTGACCCAAATCTATCCGCCCGAACTGGATCAGTTGTCCTGGTTGGCCGCGGCAAAAGACACCGCCAATCGAATTGGTGGCGCCGATTGCCAGATCGTCTGGGACGTCGACCCGGCAAGCCCGGTCTGCGATTCAAACTGGGACCGCGATCGAGCGACCACCGCCTATCGTGTGTTGATCGAAGCGTTGCGAAACGCCACGCGGCACGGCAGCGCAAACAACGTTTCGATCCGTTGCCTGCCCGATCGGTTGTTGATCGTTGACGATGGAACCGGTTTCGATCCCGCCGCGATCGATCCGAATCGGTTTGGCATTCGCTCCATGAAAGGCCGCGCCCGATTGGTCGGCAAAACCGTGACGGTCGAATCCGCCCCCGGCGGCCCGACCACCGTCAGCATGACGTTGTAA
- a CDS encoding NADH:ubiquinone reductase (Na(+)-transporting) subunit B — translation MKALRAALDKVHPLFDKGGPLQIAYPVYESIDTFLYTPGEITHGQTHVRDNIDLKRMMITVVMALVPATLFGMWNVGYQANTTIQRAAEAGEKYVGDWHYTIHNAIGFTNDPGSIADCMVLGAIFFIPIYFVCMFVGGHIEMVFSVLRGHEINEGFLVTGLLFPLTLPASIPLWQVAVGIAFGVIVAKEVFGGTGRNFLNVALTSRAFLYFAHAGQISGDKVWTAVDGFSGATALGQMAVATPDPGGESNAALASLESVNYSLGAADPVTWSEPITWTSAFLGTVQGCVGETSTLMCLIGAAILIGAGIGSWKIMVGVLGGVAATSLLLNGVTTGSNPMMSVPFYWHFVIGGLAFGLVFMATDPVSASMTEKGKWIYGGLIGFMTVLIRCINPAFPEGIMLAILFGNVFAPLIDYFVVSANVRRRMARYVTT, via the coding sequence ATGAAAGCACTCCGCGCTGCTCTGGACAAAGTCCATCCGCTGTTTGACAAGGGCGGACCGCTGCAGATCGCGTATCCGGTGTACGAATCGATTGACACGTTTCTGTACACGCCGGGCGAAATCACTCACGGGCAAACGCACGTGCGTGACAACATCGATCTGAAGCGAATGATGATCACCGTTGTGATGGCTCTCGTGCCTGCGACACTGTTTGGAATGTGGAACGTCGGCTATCAGGCGAACACCACGATCCAGCGGGCCGCCGAGGCAGGGGAGAAGTACGTCGGTGATTGGCATTACACGATTCACAACGCCATCGGATTCACCAATGATCCGGGCAGCATCGCCGACTGCATGGTGCTCGGGGCGATCTTTTTCATCCCGATCTACTTCGTTTGCATGTTCGTCGGCGGCCACATCGAAATGGTCTTCAGTGTCCTTCGCGGCCACGAGATCAACGAAGGCTTCCTCGTCACGGGGTTGCTGTTTCCGCTCACCCTGCCGGCCTCGATTCCGCTCTGGCAAGTCGCCGTCGGGATCGCGTTCGGCGTGATCGTCGCCAAGGAGGTGTTCGGGGGGACCGGACGAAACTTCTTGAACGTGGCCCTGACCAGCCGGGCGTTCCTGTACTTTGCACACGCCGGACAAATCAGCGGTGACAAAGTCTGGACGGCGGTCGACGGGTTCAGCGGCGCGACCGCACTGGGCCAAATGGCCGTTGCGACGCCCGATCCGGGCGGCGAATCCAACGCGGCCCTGGCGTCGCTGGAGTCGGTGAATTATTCCCTCGGTGCCGCCGACCCGGTGACCTGGTCGGAACCGATCACCTGGACCAGTGCGTTTCTGGGAACGGTTCAGGGATGCGTCGGCGAGACCAGCACGCTGATGTGCTTGATCGGTGCCGCGATTTTGATCGGCGCCGGGATCGGTTCCTGGAAGATCATGGTCGGTGTGCTGGGCGGAGTCGCCGCGACGTCGTTGTTACTGAACGGGGTCACCACGGGCAGCAACCCGATGATGAGCGTTCCGTTTTACTGGCACTTCGTGATCGGCGGTCTGGCGTTCGGTCTGGTGTTCATGGCAACCGACCCGGTCAGTGCTTCGATGACGGAGAAGGGAAAATGGATCTACGGCGGGCTGATCGGTTTCATGACCGTTTTGATTCGATGCATTAACCCGGCGTTTCCCGAAGGCATCATGTTGGCCATTTTATTCGGCAACGTGTTCGCGCCTTTGATCGATTACTTCGTTGTTTCCGCAAACGTTCGCCGGAGGATGGCACGCTATGTCACAACGTGA
- a CDS encoding alkene reductase — MSQSPNLMQPFDLRGLPLANRVALAPMTRARSGGDRVPKSLMAEYYRQRATAGLVITEATVISQQAIGWVDSPGIYTDEMTEGWKSVTESVHEEGGKIFMQLWHTGRASHSSFHGGDLPVAPSAIKINGDSIHTPYGKEPYEVPRALTTGEIPGIVADYRAAAERAKQAGFDGVEVHSANGYLLDTFLQSKTNHRDDAYGGSIENRYRIVGEVVEAVSEVFGSERVGVRLSPNGVFNDVGSPDYRQQFTFVAQRLDRLGLAYLHVMDGLAFGFHELGDPMTLGEFREVFGGPLMGNCGYTQATAEQAIESGAADLISFGRPYISNPDLVRRFDEGLELAPEAEMADWYQPNGESGYTDFPSYQTV; from the coding sequence ATGTCCCAATCGCCCAACTTGATGCAACCCTTTGATCTGCGCGGCCTGCCGTTGGCCAATCGCGTGGCGCTCGCACCGATGACGCGCGCCCGGTCGGGCGGTGACCGCGTCCCGAAATCACTGATGGCGGAGTACTATCGTCAACGCGCAACCGCGGGGTTGGTGATCACCGAGGCGACGGTGATTTCGCAGCAGGCAATCGGATGGGTGGATTCACCGGGAATCTACACCGATGAAATGACCGAGGGTTGGAAATCGGTGACCGAGAGCGTGCATGAAGAAGGCGGAAAGATCTTCATGCAGCTGTGGCACACCGGCCGGGCTTCGCACAGCAGTTTTCACGGAGGCGATCTGCCCGTGGCGCCGTCGGCGATCAAGATCAACGGCGATTCCATCCACACGCCGTACGGGAAAGAACCCTACGAGGTGCCGCGCGCGTTGACGACCGGCGAGATTCCCGGCATCGTCGCCGACTACCGAGCCGCCGCCGAACGCGCCAAACAAGCCGGCTTTGATGGCGTCGAAGTTCACTCGGCCAACGGCTATTTGCTGGACACGTTCTTGCAGTCCAAAACGAATCACCGTGACGATGCGTACGGTGGCAGCATCGAGAATCGGTATCGGATTGTTGGTGAAGTCGTCGAAGCGGTTTCGGAGGTCTTTGGCTCGGAGCGCGTCGGCGTTCGTTTGTCGCCAAACGGCGTCTTCAATGACGTGGGTTCACCGGACTATCGCCAGCAATTCACGTTTGTCGCCCAACGTCTTGATCGATTGGGTCTGGCCTACCTGCACGTCATGGACGGGTTGGCGTTCGGGTTTCATGAACTCGGCGACCCGATGACGCTGGGCGAGTTCCGTGAGGTCTTTGGTGGACCGTTGATGGGCAACTGCGGGTACACGCAAGCAACGGCCGAGCAGGCGATTGAATCGGGGGCGGCGGACCTGATTTCGTTCGGTCGGCCCTACATCAGCAACCCGGACCTGGTGCGCCGCTTTGATGAAGGCCTGGAGTTGGCACCCGAGGCCGAGATGGCCGATTGGTACCAGCCCAACGGCGAGTCGGGGTACACCGATTTCCCGTCGTACCAAACGGTCTAA
- the nadB gene encoding L-aspartate oxidase translates to MMTPRYLVPFDTRHAVHRFTDVLIIGGGLAGLRAANAVDSHLRVLVVTKDVLRESNSTYAQGGIAGVLDPEDRFENHIRDTLVAGANLCDVDVVNMVIREGPGRIEELVRWGTQFDLEEGVLELGREGGHSHERIVHAQGDATGAEIMRAVIQRTRSLKNVRILENTFTIDLLTHGGQCRGAIVSEDGGAPMMVWAKETILCTGGAGQIFRESTNPAVATADGSSLAYRAGVQLSDMEFMQFHPTVLYIAGSSRSLITEAIRGEGAHLVDPDGHRFMPDYDERAELAPRDVVSQSIIRQMQATSHPCVYLDLSHLDAKHVVARFPGIAELCAKFGLDLASDRIPVRPGAHYMLGGVTVDRQGRTSLPGLWAAGEVTSSGLHGANRLASNSLLEGLVYGAAAGGAASRSASEGDHEMRAMQIRQSATSPTESFDIDDVRISLKSLMGRLVGVERDAEGLQKAADTIRSYAAYAMNHQFEDEAGWELQNLLTTAAIMVSSAMVRTESRGVHFRSDHPAQNDEQWRRHLTVQINVDGGYPQRGALLEPDPVTSSR, encoded by the coding sequence ATGATGACGCCGCGATATCTGGTCCCTTTTGACACGCGTCACGCGGTCCACAGGTTCACGGATGTCTTGATCATCGGCGGCGGACTTGCCGGTCTTCGCGCGGCCAACGCCGTCGATTCTCACCTGCGAGTCTTGGTGGTCACCAAAGATGTGCTGCGAGAATCCAACAGCACCTACGCCCAGGGCGGGATCGCCGGTGTGCTGGATCCCGAAGATCGCTTTGAAAATCACATCCGCGACACGCTGGTCGCCGGTGCCAACCTGTGCGACGTCGACGTCGTCAACATGGTCATTCGCGAGGGACCGGGACGGATCGAAGAACTGGTCCGTTGGGGCACCCAATTTGATCTGGAAGAAGGCGTGTTGGAACTCGGTCGCGAGGGCGGCCATTCTCATGAGCGAATCGTTCACGCCCAAGGGGACGCGACCGGCGCGGAGATCATGCGTGCGGTGATTCAGCGGACGCGGTCACTAAAAAACGTTCGTATCCTGGAAAACACCTTCACCATCGACCTGCTCACCCATGGCGGACAATGCCGGGGCGCGATCGTTTCCGAAGACGGCGGAGCACCGATGATGGTCTGGGCCAAGGAAACCATCTTGTGCACCGGCGGTGCCGGCCAGATTTTTCGCGAGTCGACCAACCCCGCCGTGGCGACCGCCGATGGTTCATCGTTGGCCTATCGCGCGGGCGTTCAATTGAGCGACATGGAATTCATGCAGTTCCACCCCACGGTGCTGTACATCGCCGGTTCCTCGCGTTCCTTGATCACCGAAGCGATTCGCGGCGAAGGCGCCCATCTGGTCGATCCCGACGGCCACCGGTTCATGCCCGACTATGACGAGCGGGCCGAGTTGGCGCCGCGTGATGTCGTCAGCCAATCGATCATCCGTCAGATGCAGGCGACCTCGCATCCCTGTGTCTACCTGGATCTTTCTCATCTGGATGCCAAGCATGTCGTGGCGCGGTTTCCGGGCATCGCCGAACTCTGCGCCAAGTTCGGTTTGGATCTCGCCAGTGATCGCATCCCGGTTCGCCCCGGGGCACACTACATGCTCGGCGGCGTGACGGTGGATCGTCAGGGACGCACCAGTCTGCCGGGATTGTGGGCGGCCGGTGAGGTGACCAGCAGCGGCTTGCACGGCGCGAATCGATTGGCCAGCAATAGTCTGCTCGAGGGGCTGGTCTATGGTGCGGCCGCCGGCGGGGCAGCGTCCCGATCGGCCAGCGAAGGAGACCATGAAATGCGGGCGATGCAGATTCGTCAGTCCGCGACGTCACCCACCGAGTCATTCGACATCGATGATGTTCGCATCTCGCTGAAAAGTCTGATGGGGCGATTGGTCGGAGTCGAACGCGATGCGGAAGGGTTGCAAAAAGCGGCCGACACGATTCGTTCCTACGCCGCGTACGCGATGAATCATCAATTCGAAGATGAAGCCGGCTGGGAATTGCAGAACCTGCTGACCACCGCCGCAATCATGGTTTCCTCGGCCATGGTGCGAACCGAATCTCGCGGCGTTCACTTTCGCAGCGACCATCCCGCGCAGAACGATGAACAATGGCGCCGCCATCTGACGGTCCAAATCAACGTCGACGGCGGTTATCCCCAACGCGGCGCCTTGCTCGAGCCGGACCCGGTGACGAGTAGTCGCTGA
- a CDS encoding STAS domain-containing protein translates to MSATTTENNGEILVVGFMDSKILDSQRIEQVGRELQDAVPQATHKKLLLNFRGVSFMSSAMITKLVMLNKGCKAQGVALKFCEVSPNVLEVFKITKLNKLFDIQGSEDKAIASFEKKGWFG, encoded by the coding sequence ATGTCCGCCACCACAACGGAAAACAACGGCGAAATCTTGGTTGTCGGCTTCATGGACAGCAAGATTCTCGACAGTCAACGGATCGAGCAAGTCGGCCGTGAACTGCAAGACGCCGTTCCCCAGGCAACCCACAAAAAGCTATTGCTGAACTTTCGTGGCGTCTCGTTCATGTCGTCGGCGATGATCACCAAACTGGTGATGCTGAACAAAGGATGCAAAGCCCAGGGCGTTGCACTGAAGTTCTGTGAAGTCTCGCCGAACGTCTTGGAAGTCTTCAAAATCACGAAGTTGAACAAGCTGTTCGACATTCAGGGCAGTGAAGACAAGGCGATCGCCAGCTTTGAAAAGAAAGGTTGGTTCGGTTGA
- the typA gene encoding translational GTPase TypA codes for MTNSTLADRRTDIRNVVIIAHVDHGKTTLVDCLLRQSGQFRDAELKGDCILDSNDLERERGITILSKNIAIPYRDVKINLIDTPGHADFGGEVERVMTMADGCLVLVDAAEGPMPQTRYVLEKALAAGVKPIIVVNKIDRPDARSHEALDEALELLADLGGEHQLDSVAYVYASAREGFATTDPDQPNNDMRPLLDLLVDHLPGPEIDAEAPLRMLVTTLDWSEYVGRIAVGRIQSGQIRAGQTIDLHQKGGPVKQKIAGLYVFDNLGRAKTEVASAGDIVAIEGFENVEIGDTVSAVDANNPFDRPAVDEPTLEMVFAVNSSPMAGREGKYVTTRQIKARLEKELERNVALRVELIPGTESYAVKGRGVLHLAILIETMRREGYELSVGKPRVINRDIDGKPHEPFESLRVEVPTDAMGPVMELVGLRRGTLEEMKQRGDYSLLRFTIPSRGLIGLRTRLLNATRGTAQIHHRFDSYRPVEPEVPRRANGVLISMVSGKTMPFALFALQDRSDLFVGPGVETYEGMIVGENARDNDMNVNPCREKKLTNMRASGSDENVILKPPRDMSLEAALEYIEDDELVEVTPESIRLRKILLKESDRRRNSRK; via the coding sequence GTGACCAACTCCACTTTGGCTGATCGCCGCACCGATATTCGAAACGTTGTCATCATCGCCCACGTTGACCACGGAAAAACCACGCTCGTTGATTGTTTGCTGCGGCAAAGCGGTCAGTTCCGCGACGCCGAACTCAAGGGCGACTGCATCCTGGATTCGAATGATCTGGAGCGTGAGCGTGGGATCACCATTCTGTCAAAAAACATCGCGATCCCCTACCGCGACGTGAAGATCAACCTGATCGACACGCCGGGGCACGCGGATTTTGGCGGTGAAGTCGAACGCGTGATGACGATGGCCGACGGCTGCTTGGTGTTGGTCGACGCGGCCGAAGGACCGATGCCACAGACGCGTTATGTCTTGGAGAAAGCACTGGCGGCGGGGGTCAAGCCGATCATCGTGGTCAACAAGATCGACCGTCCCGATGCGCGATCGCACGAGGCGCTCGACGAGGCACTCGAATTGTTGGCCGACCTCGGTGGCGAGCATCAACTCGATTCGGTCGCCTACGTCTACGCCAGCGCCAGAGAGGGATTCGCGACCACCGACCCCGACCAGCCCAACAATGACATGCGGCCGCTGCTGGATCTGTTGGTCGATCACTTGCCGGGTCCCGAAATCGACGCCGAAGCTCCGCTGCGGATGCTGGTGACGACGCTTGACTGGAGTGAGTACGTGGGACGAATCGCCGTGGGAAGAATCCAATCGGGCCAGATTCGCGCCGGCCAGACGATCGACCTGCATCAGAAAGGGGGGCCGGTCAAACAGAAGATTGCCGGGCTGTACGTGTTTGATAATCTCGGACGCGCGAAAACCGAGGTGGCCAGCGCCGGTGATATCGTGGCGATCGAAGGCTTCGAGAACGTCGAGATCGGAGACACGGTTTCCGCCGTCGACGCGAATAACCCGTTCGACCGGCCGGCCGTCGACGAACCCACCCTCGAAATGGTGTTCGCCGTCAACTCGTCCCCGATGGCGGGCCGCGAAGGCAAATACGTCACCACGCGGCAGATCAAGGCACGTCTTGAAAAAGAACTCGAACGCAACGTCGCCCTCCGCGTCGAATTGATCCCCGGCACCGAGTCCTATGCGGTCAAAGGACGTGGCGTGCTGCACTTGGCCATCTTGATCGAAACGATGCGCCGCGAAGGCTATGAATTGAGCGTCGGGAAACCGCGCGTCATCAATCGCGATATCGATGGCAAACCCCACGAACCGTTCGAGTCGTTGCGGGTCGAAGTCCCCACCGACGCGATGGGCCCTGTGATGGAGCTGGTCGGCTTGCGGCGCGGAACGCTGGAGGAAATGAAGCAACGCGGCGATTACAGCCTGCTCCGATTCACCATCCCCTCGCGCGGACTGATCGGATTGCGAACCCGATTGCTCAATGCGACCCGTGGCACCGCACAGATTCACCACCGATTCGATAGCTATCGCCCGGTCGAACCCGAAGTCCCTCGGCGTGCCAACGGCGTGTTGATCTCGATGGTCTCCGGAAAAACGATGCCCTTCGCACTGTTCGCCCTGCAGGACCGCAGTGACTTGTTCGTCGGCCCCGGCGTGGAAACCTACGAAGGCATGATCGTGGGCGAAAACGCTCGCGACAACGACATGAACGTGAACCCCTGTCGCGAGAAGAAACTGACCAACATGCGGGCTTCTGGAAGCGACGAAAACGTGATCCTGAAACCGCCACGCGACATGTCACTGGAAGCGGCGTTGGAATACATCGAAGACGACGAGTTGGTCGAAGTCACCCCGGAAAGCATCCGCCTGAGAAAAATCTTGCTCAAAGAGTCCGACCGCCGGCGAAATAGCCGGAAGTAG